In Haliscomenobacter hydrossis DSM 1100, the DNA window AACCTTGCTAGACCAAGCCTCTGACACAACCAAAAACACAATGCTACCGCTGGCACAGGTTCTCCCCCTGCCAGCGGTAGCATTGTGCCCAGAAAAATCACGAAGCCATTCTTCATCAAAGCCAAGCTCAATAAAAAATTGCACAAAAACATCAACAGCATAAGGTACAATCATCTATCTTAACCCATGAATTTATTCGTGGGAGCCGAAGCTGATCACGTTCAGCACGGGCAACAGCATTGAGTTTTTGTACGATGCCACGGGTACCAAGCTGCGCAAAACCACCAAAGTAGGGGCTACGGTACAATATGTGCAGGACTACCTGCCCAACGGCATTGAATACCGCCAAACGGGCACAGGGGTCAAACGGGTGGAATCGGTGTACCACGCCGAAGGCCGCTACTACAACACCAATGTAGATGCTGCTGATGCCATTGTTTGGCGGAAGGAGTACAGTTTCCGCGACTACCTGGGCAATACTCGCCTGGCCTTCACCGACCGCAATGCCAATGGGATTGTAGACATTACGGGCACAGCAAGTACGAGTGATGTTCTGCAAGAGAATCATTATTACAGCTTCGGGCTAGCTTTTGAAGGGCCTTGGTTGCAGAATGATGCCGGGGTACGGGACAACGCTTACATGTACAACGGGAAGGAGCTACACAGCGACTTTGGCCTGGGCATGTACGCTTATGGAGCACGGTATTACGATCCAGTGATTGGGCGTTTTACTGGGGTTGATCCGATTGCGGATGAGTTTCCGTTTGTTACGACCTTCAACTATGCGGAGAACGAGCCGATTGCGAACATTGATTTGCATGGCTTGCAGAAGTTTAGTTTCAAAGAGCTGGCGGATCGGACGGCGGTATTTATTGCTGGAACAGCAAATGCCATTTCTTCTAATCTGGCCGGAGGTGCCGGAAGAGGAAATCCCAATGACTTTGGGCGTTATGCGAATTCTGCAAGAAATGGTCAGACGGTTGGCGATGCCATATCGGTTGTAATAGGCTTGGCAGAAACCACAGTAGCAATAGCGGGTGTGGTGGGTGAAGGGCTATTGGCACCTGTATCAGGTGGCGCAAGCGCCCTGGCCATTGCGCCTACGGTTGCAGTTGGCGTTCATGGGACTATGACTGCTACTACGGGAGCGCAGAATTTGGTGAAGGCGACGAGTGGGGATGATGATAATAACAAGGATAAGGCAGGTTCTCGGGCTGGGAAGCCTTTTACGCCTAAAGAAGGCGGAAAAGTAATCGACGCCAATCAAAAAAAATATGATGGAAAGATTATTTGTGAGGGTTGTAAAGTTGAAACCACAAAGCCCCAAAAGTCTCAGAAAGGAGTAACTCCCCCCAAAACTGATCGACAAATCGATCATATTAAACCAAAATCAAAGGGAGGAAGTGGCACTGCTGAAAATGGACAGGTGTTATGTAGAGATTGCAACAGAAAAAAATCTGATAACTAGCAAAATGAAGCATACTAAAATTTTGTTCGAACATGACAACGCCCCCGAAGGAGGATATGGTATCGAAAGTGCCTGGGCAATTCCAATAGGTGAATACTTTCAATTAGACAATATATTGTTCTATGCGAAAGAGTTTGCTCTTGGAGACTTAGTAAATACTGAGATTAGGAATGGAGATCAGTTTGTAATTGGGCTGGTAAAAGAATCTGGACACAGTACAATAAGAATGTTGTTTGAAAACGAAGATGAAATTTCTGAAACAAGAAAACAACTAAGTAAACTTGGGTGTGAGTCAGAAATAAGTAATATTTCTATTCTTATAGCTGTCGATATTCCTCCTAATGTTGAATATTCCGTCATAAGGAGTTATTTAGAACTCGGTGAACAAGAGGGGAAATGGTCGTATGAAGAAGCTTGTATTGCTCAGTAGTAATATAGCGGTTACCTAGCTAGAGTAAGTATATTGCTGGTATAAGTCTGAACTGCCAGTGGAAAACCTGTTAGCCCAAGTCTCCCAATCCCACCTAAAAACATCACGCTACCGCTGGCGAGGGTTCTCCCCTCCAGTGGTAGTATGATGCCCAAAAAAATACGAAGCCTTCCTTCATCGATTTCGAGCGCAACAAAAAATTTGCACAAAAACATCAGCATAACCCGCTGGGGCAAGTGTATCGCTGGAAAAACTCTCTGACTTTCCCATGATTTCCGCGTCTACAGACCATAGCCGTCAGGCTACAAAAACATCAGCAGCATAACCTACAATCACTTAAATTTGCCGAAGCTGATCACGTTCAGCACGGGCAACAGCATTGAGTTCTTGTACGATGCTATTGGTACCAAGCTGCGCAAAACCACAAAAGTAGGGGCTACGGTACAGTATGTGCAAGACTACCTGCCCAACGGCATCGAATACCGCCAAACGGGTACGGGGGTAAAAAGAGTGGAATCTGTCTACCACGCCGAAGGCCGCTACTACAACACCAATGTAGATGCTGCTGATGCCATTGTTTGGCGAAAGGAGTATAACTTCCGCGACTACCTGGGCAATACCCGCCTGGCCTTTACCGACCGCAATGCCAATGGGATTGTAGACATTACGGGCACAGCAAGTACGAGTGATGTTCTGCAGGAGAATCATTATTACAGCTTCGGCCTAGCTTTTGAAGGGCCTTGGTTGCAGAATGATGCGGGGGTACGGGACAACGCTTACATGTACAACTCCAAGGAACTGCACAGTGACTTTGGCCTGGGCATGTACGCTTATGGGGCGCGGTATTATGATCCAGTGATTGGGCGTTTTACTGGGGTTGATCCGATTGCGGATGAGTTTCCGTTTGTTACGACCTTCAACTATGCGGAGAACGAGCCGATTGCGAACATTGATTTGCATGGCTTGCAGAAAGTTGGGGTAAATAGTCTTGCGCAAGTAGTAGGCATTCCTAGTTCTGATCGCGGAATTATTAAACCTGCAAGTGCAAACATGAGAGCCTCTAGCCCAATTAAAGCAGGGATTAAAGATGGTTCCTTTATTGTGCTTGACCTCATGGGCGTTAATACGCTTGATAATGCGATTGCAACGTGGTTTGATCCTAACGCAACGCTGGGAGAAAAAGTAGCTGCTGTTGGAGATTTGGCACAAGGTATGTTGAGTAATACTAAACGAGGTAGTAACAAAAAGGCCGTTGAGAAATATGAAATTGGAGATTATGATGATTTACAAAGAAGATCGGCATCTGGTGATGGTTTAGACTTGCATCATGTGCCACAGAAAAAACCAGCAGGTCAAGTGGTGGATGGGTATGATAAAAAAGATGGCCCCGCAATTGCATTGCCTCAAAAAGTACACAAAACTATTCCTACAAAGAAAGGGGGATATGAAGGTACAGCAAGAGATCAATTAGCAAAAGATTCAAAAGATTTAAGAAAAGCTGGTGTTCCAAATGATAAAGTCCAAGGAATTATTGACTATAATAAGAAAAAATACCCTGATTCTTATGAAAAAGAAGTAAATTAGAGTTCAATAGTTATATCTCACTGCATCAGGTTTTGTGCATTTGAACTTGTAAAGACCTCCAGGATGAAGGGTTCTCTAATTTCATTGGCGCTTTTTCTCAAGCAGTGAGGTATAGTTAGACAGAGTTTTGCTTTTTGTTTGATAAAAGCGGGATCTGTAAGTTAAAATCATTGATTGTTGAATTGATTTAAAATATTTGCTTGATGGATATACATCATTTAACGAACTGGAAATTATCAAGACATCTACTTGAGAATTTTTATAAGACTAATGCAACTAGCATTGCTTTACCTAGTAGGGAGCATTTTTTATTAACAAAATTCAGGAAAAAAAACTATGGCAGTTCCATTGAACTAGTTGAAGGAGAATTGAGTTATTTGAAAACCCTGACAAACATTCCAGATAACATCATCCTTTTAGCAGAAGCAAAGATTAAATCAAGGTACTTAAAACAGAATTATGAAAACTGAAGATTTTGTTCAAGCAGTCAAAATGGTTGTTTTGGAACAGGCTGTGTCGGATATGATTGAAAATCTAGAAGAGCCTCCCGGTAGAACTCCTCCTAGGGAGTTAATACAACTAAGCTCCTTTTATAAAGGATTAAGTCATCAAAATCAAGAAATTATTAAGAAAATCTTAATACAAACCGCTGAGATGAGCTTATTTGGAATGTTTTGTGTTTTAGATGGAGTGCGTGCAATTGAAAATATTGAAAACAAAGGGACTCTGGAATTATGGTATCGTAATGGAGAAGAAACATTTTTGCTAAACGACCCTGAAGAAGAATTTTTACACGACTTAATTTGATTATATTTCGGAAAATTGAAGGAATATAATCAGACTACCTACTTATCGCTATCTAGTGTCTCCCCGCTGGTACGAGCTCTCTCACCACTAGTGGTAGCGCGATGCCAAAAAATCACGAAACCTTCCCTTATCACTGCCAAGCGCAACAAAAATTCACACAAAAACAGCAGCAGCATAACCTATAATCACCTATCTTAACCCATGAATTTATTCGTGGGCGCCGAAGCTGATCACGTTCAGCACGGGCAACACCATTGAGTTTTTGTACGATGCCACCGGTACCAAGCTGCGCAAAACCACCAAAGTAGGGGCTACGGTACAGTATGTGCAGGACTACCTGCCCAACGGTATCGAATACCGCCAAACGGGCACAGGGGTCAAACGGGTAGAAAGTGTGTACCACGCCGAAGGTCGCTACTACAACACCAATGTGGATGCTGCTGATGCCATTGTTTGGCGGAAGGAGTACAGCTTCCGCGACTACTTGGGCAATACCCGCCTGGCCTTTACCGACCGCAATGCCAATGGGATTGTAGACATTACAGGTACGGCAAGTACGAGTGATGTTCTGCAAGAGAATCATTATTACGCCTTTGGATTGGCTTTTGAAGAATGATGCGGGGGTACGGGACAATGCCTACATGTACAACGGCAAGGGTGCGACATGAAGTTACTTGAAGAACTGTGGAATGTTGATTGACAACTACTTACGCTAAGTAAGTGGGTAATTTCACCGCTTGTACGACCAAGAGTTTCCTACTGCGACGTGCATGATGAGCAACTGTTTTGTACCCCGCTCGCACAAGTGTATTGACTACAAACTTCCATAACTCTATTCATCCTTGCATGCCCTCTTCTATCACCTTTCGAACCGCTTCTAGCTCCAAATCCAAAATAGCTGCAATTTTTTCTGCTTCCAGACCCAATTGTGTCAGCTCAGGTACAGCATGTTTGAGCAATTCTTCCTTGAATTTGGTTTCACCCAATTCAATGCCTTGTTGTTTGACTTCTTCCAAAATTGCTTCCTCGATTCCCATTGGTTGATCAGCTTTGATGAGTTGATTTAAATCCTGTTCAAATTTAAGCAGGTTTTCTGAATTTGTAAAGGGCACAAAGTACTTTATGAAGTTGATAATACTGACGATCTTTTTACGACTGACTTTACGTTTCAACAAACGTTTGATCAAATCCAGTTTCGTGGAATACAGTTGATCATCGGTTTTCTTTTTCCCCAATTGCTGCCAAGCAGCCTCCATCACAGCCGCAAAAGGATTGGCGTCTTGAGCCAAGATTTCAGGAGTGTGATCACGTAAAACATAAGTGTTAAATCGATAGATGACCTCAGTTCCCAGAAAGGTTTCTGTAAACTGTGTGTAGTGATACCTACGATTCCAATCAGTGTAAATGGCCAAACCAGTCACAGGTTGTTGGTATTTGTCGCGAATTCGGTACATGTACTCAAACATCCTGGCGGCAAACTGAATATCTTGATAGCCTTGGACTTCTACATGGATCAAAAACCAGGCTTCCAAGCCGTCCTTCAACCACACCCGAATGAGTTTATCGGCATGTCGGTTTTGACCCGGATTGTCAGGAATGAGTTTTTGTAGCTCAGTATCCAGAAATTCAAAGCCACGCTCAAAATCAATCTTCTCCACGTAGTTCGGAAAGAAGTACCAGATGAAATCATCCACCAGATTTTCAATAATTCCCTTCCATAAAATGTCTTTTGAAATGGACATAAGCTCTTGATTGAAGCGGCAAGGTAGGGGGAGCACTAAGCATGGATCAAGCCACTTTTGACGGATTTCGACTAGGTCAAATTGAGCGGATTAGGAGTCGATTTAACGGATTGAAATAGCTAACGATTAGAAAGGGATGTGCTGATAACGTCCTAGCCGCGCTTTTTTTATTTGGTCTATTTTCCCCCTTTCCTTACCCCGCTGGCGCAAGTGTAATTGGGTGCAGGTCTGGAGGCCGTGCACCAGCGTTGCGTGTTGGAAATTGAAGGGGAAGACTTAGGCTAGCTGGTGACTCCTAACTCAGTGATGATTTACAGCCTCATCCCGATTTGAAGGGATTAGGCCTAAATTCAGCACCTTCCACAACTAACAATTATACCCACAATTACTTTTCCACACCCTAGATTTTCCGCCATAAAACTCCTAGCTTTGTCTTCCGTCCACATGATGAGGCGGAAGAGGTAAATCCAGAGGTAAATTGTTATGGCAGACTCCAAAGACCCTTCGATCAAAAAAAATATGGGACTCACCGGCCGCAAACCCCGCCCCAAAGGCGAGGACTTGTCGAGCTTTGTCTTTGGTAAAGTCCCCCCTCAGGCCATCCCGCTGGAGGAAGCCGTCCTGGGTGCCTTGATGATCGATAAGGATGCCCTTACCTCGGTACTCGACATTTTACAAGCGGAAAGTTTTTACTTGGACGCTCACCAATTGATTTATCGGGCCATGTTGCGCCTGTTTGAACGCTCTCAACCCATCGATCTACTCACAGTTACGGAGGAATTGAAAAAAACGGCTCACCTCGAAGCCATCGGCGGGCCTTATTACCTGGTGGAATTGACCAATAAAGTAGCTTCCTCAGCCAACATTGAATACCACGGGCGACTCATTGCCCAAAAATTCATCCAGCGGGAATTGATCCGGGTGTCCAACGACATCATCCGCAATGCTTACGAGGACACCACCGATGTATTCGATTTGCTGGATGATGCGGAGCAAGGCTTGTTTTCCATTGCAGAAAAAAACATGAGCCGCAGCTACGATACCATGAGTTCCCTCGCCGCCAAAGCGCTCAAGCAAATTGAAGAACTGAAGGGCAAAGAGGACGGTCTGACCGGAGTACCCACCGGGTTCCACGATCTGGACCGCATTACCTCTGGTTGGCAGCCTTCCGATTTGATCATTATGGCGGCTCGCCCGGGTATGGGTAAAACATCTTTGGTGCTTTCCCTGGCCAAAAATGCGGCAGTAGAATATGGCAAAGGGGTGGCCGTTTTTTCTTTGGAAATGGCTTCGATCCAATTGGCACAACGCCTCATTTCGATGGAATCGGAAGTGCCCCTGCAAAAAATGCGCAACGGGCAATTGGAAGAAGACGAATGGAAACGCCTCAAGGAAGCAATCGAACGCATCAGCGACGCGCCCGTGTACATTGACGATACACCGGGCATCAACATCTTTGAATTGCGCGCCAAGTGCCGACGCATGAAAATGCAATACGACATCCAGCTCATCATCATCGACTACTTGCAGCTCATGAGTGGTGGCGGCGAAGCGGGCAAAGGCAACCGCGAACAGGAAGTTTCGGCCATCTCCCGTGCGCTGAAGGGTTTGGCCAAAGAGCTGAGTGTACCCGTGATTGCGCTATCGCAGTTGAGCCGTGCGGTGGAAGTGCGGGGCGGGAGTAAAAGACCGCAGTTGTCAGACTTGCGTGAATCGGGCTGCTTAACTGGAGATGCAAGACTACAGGATGCCCTTACAGGCCGCTTCTATACCATCAAAGAATTGGCAGAGCGCCCTGTTCAAGAGCCAATATGGGTAGTTTCAATGGATCAAGATTATAAATTGAGACCATTTAAACTCGTCAAAGCCTTCTCTTCTGGTCAAAAACAGGTTTTTGAACTCGTCACACGTACAGGGAGAAGAATAAAGGCAAGCGCCAATCACCCTTTTTTGAAATTTGAAGGCTGGAAACCACTTGAGGAATTAACAGTTGGTGATCGCATTGGAATACCTGCTCGGATCAATATTGACAAACCCAGCAATATTCTAGGAGAGGAAGAATTGATCTTACTTGCCCATCTTATTGGTGATGGGTGTATCCTACCCAAACAGCCCTATCACTATACCAGTGCTGACCAGGAAAATTTAAGTGTTGTTAATCAAACCGCAGAGAAACTATTTGGGATAAAAGGAAGATTGGTCGAGCAAGGCAATTGGGCGCATGTTTATTTACCTAGCCCTTATCATTTGACTCACGGCAAAAAGCATCCCATTACTGAATGGTACGATAGATTGGGGATTGAAAGGGTAAGATCGTACCAAAAAAGAGTGCCTTCGGGGCTATTTGAGTGTGATAATGCTCGAATCAGTTTGTTTTTAAATCACCTTTGGAGCACGGATGGAAACATCAGCCAAAAAATCTCAGAAGGCAGAAAAAATAGTGCATCCATATATTATGCATCTTCCAGCCCGGTCTTGGCATGGCAAGTGCAACATCTGTTGAGTAGATTGAATATTCGCGCTTCGATATACTGTATTGCTCAGGGCAAACATCGCAGTATTTATCAGGTTTCTGTTCAAGGGGTGGAGAACCAACTCAATTTCCTAGAGAATGTGGGCTGTTTTGGGGAACGAGGAAGGATCATTTCTCAACTTATTCATGATTTGAAACAAATAAACGATAACCCAAACTTCGCAGTATTTCCTAAAGAAACCTGGGACTTAATGATCTATCCCGCGATGCAAAGACAAGGGGTCACTTATCGTAGATTATTCGATCATCTTGGATTGAGTTATTCCGGCAGCATCAAAAACAATGGCGTCTCTATAGAAAGGCTGAAAAGAATCAACAACGTACTCAATGACCAAGAACTCGAAAAACACATCGAGTCTGACGTAATGTGGGATGAAATTATGGCCATCAACCCATTGGAGATTGAAGAGGTATATGACGCCACAGTTGAAGGGTCTCACAACTTCGTCGCAAACGACATCATTGTGCACAATTCCATTGAGCAGGACGCAGATATGGTAACTTTTATATATAGACCAGAATACTATCAGATCCTCGAAGACGAACAAGGCCAATCCCTCAAAGGCATCGCTGAAATCATCATCGCCAAAAACCGCCACGGGGCGCAGGATACGGTGCGGCTGAAATTTACGGGCGAGTTCGCGCGCTTCAGCAACCTGGATGATCCCGATTTTGGGAGCTTCCCTAGCGACGTGTTTAGCAATCCCTTGCCGAGCAACATCATCACCATGCCTTCGCGGTTTAATGATGAGGAAGATATTCCCTTCTGATTCTATCGTCAAGCAGTTCTAAAATTTAAGGGTTTTAGCTGTACTGCCGATCACTATTTGTACTTAAACTCACCGAATCTTTTTAACACGACGGCGCGACGAAACGACGAAACGACGTCTTCAACGCTGCGCGT includes these proteins:
- a CDS encoding RHS repeat-associated core domain-containing protein, coding for MYDATGTKLRKTTKVGATVQYVQDYLPNGIEYRQTGTGVKRVESVYHAEGRYYNTNVDAADAIVWRKEYSFRDYLGNTRLAFTDRNANGIVDITGTASTSDVLQENHYYSFGLAFEGPWLQNDAGVRDNAYMYNGKELHSDFGLGMYAYGARYYDPVIGRFTGVDPIADEFPFVTTFNYAENEPIANIDLHGLQKFSFKELADRTAVFIAGTANAISSNLAGGAGRGNPNDFGRYANSARNGQTVGDAISVVIGLAETTVAIAGVVGEGLLAPVSGGASALAIAPTVAVGVHGTMTATTGAQNLVKATSGDDDNNKDKAGSRAGKPFTPKEGGKVIDANQKKYDGKIICEGCKVETTKPQKSQKGVTPPKTDRQIDHIKPKSKGGSGTAENGQVLCRDCNRKKSDN
- a CDS encoding DUF4265 domain-containing protein, encoding MKHTKILFEHDNAPEGGYGIESAWAIPIGEYFQLDNILFYAKEFALGDLVNTEIRNGDQFVIGLVKESGHSTIRMLFENEDEISETRKQLSKLGCESEISNISILIAVDIPPNVEYSVIRSYLELGEQEGKWSYEEACIAQ
- a CDS encoding RHS repeat protein gives rise to the protein MPKLITFSTGNSIEFLYDAIGTKLRKTTKVGATVQYVQDYLPNGIEYRQTGTGVKRVESVYHAEGRYYNTNVDAADAIVWRKEYNFRDYLGNTRLAFTDRNANGIVDITGTASTSDVLQENHYYSFGLAFEGPWLQNDAGVRDNAYMYNSKELHSDFGLGMYAYGARYYDPVIGRFTGVDPIADEFPFVTTFNYAENEPIANIDLHGLQKVGVNSLAQVVGIPSSDRGIIKPASANMRASSPIKAGIKDGSFIVLDLMGVNTLDNAIATWFDPNATLGEKVAAVGDLAQGMLSNTKRGSNKKAVEKYEIGDYDDLQRRSASGDGLDLHHVPQKKPAGQVVDGYDKKDGPAIALPQKVHKTIPTKKGGYEGTARDQLAKDSKDLRKAGVPNDKVQGIIDYNKKKYPDSYEKEVN
- a CDS encoding replicative DNA helicase; translation: MGLTGRKPRPKGEDLSSFVFGKVPPQAIPLEEAVLGALMIDKDALTSVLDILQAESFYLDAHQLIYRAMLRLFERSQPIDLLTVTEELKKTAHLEAIGGPYYLVELTNKVASSANIEYHGRLIAQKFIQRELIRVSNDIIRNAYEDTTDVFDLLDDAEQGLFSIAEKNMSRSYDTMSSLAAKALKQIEELKGKEDGLTGVPTGFHDLDRITSGWQPSDLIIMAARPGMGKTSLVLSLAKNAAVEYGKGVAVFSLEMASIQLAQRLISMESEVPLQKMRNGQLEEDEWKRLKEAIERISDAPVYIDDTPGINIFELRAKCRRMKMQYDIQLIIIDYLQLMSGGGEAGKGNREQEVSAISRALKGLAKELSVPVIALSQLSRAVEVRGGSKRPQLSDLRESGCLTGDARLQDALTGRFYTIKELAERPVQEPIWVVSMDQDYKLRPFKLVKAFSSGQKQVFELVTRTGRRIKASANHPFLKFEGWKPLEELTVGDRIGIPARINIDKPSNILGEEELILLAHLIGDGCILPKQPYHYTSADQENLSVVNQTAEKLFGIKGRLVEQGNWAHVYLPSPYHLTHGKKHPITEWYDRLGIERVRSYQKRVPSGLFECDNARISLFLNHLWSTDGNISQKISEGRKNSASIYYASSSPVLAWQVQHLLSRLNIRASIYCIAQGKHRSIYQVSVQGVENQLNFLENVGCFGERGRIISQLIHDLKQINDNPNFAVFPKETWDLMIYPAMQRQGVTYRRLFDHLGLSYSGSIKNNGVSIERLKRINNVLNDQELEKHIESDVMWDEIMAINPLEIEEVYDATVEGSHNFVANDIIVHNSIEQDADMVTFIYRPEYYQILEDEQGQSLKGIAEIIIAKNRHGAQDTVRLKFTGEFARFSNLDDPDFGSFPSDVFSNPLPSNIITMPSRFNDEEDIPF